The Dasypus novemcinctus isolate mDasNov1 chromosome 2, mDasNov1.1.hap2, whole genome shotgun sequence genome includes a region encoding these proteins:
- the SELENOP gene encoding selenoprotein P has product MWKSLELALALCLLPWGGAESQGQSSFCKHPPGWSIRGQDPMLNSNGSVTVVALLQASUSLCILQASRLESLRVKLEKEGFSNISYIVVNHNGMNSRLKYIHLKNEVSEHISVYQQEENQTDVWTLLNGNKDDFLIYDRCGRLVYHLGLPYSLLSFLYVEGAIKIAYCEEKCGNCSSMTPKDEDICKNISLVTVEKTNQAPQSQPHHHDHQKHEHQHPGNSQPSGNQQQGAPDTPQLPFPPGLLHHHKHKGQQGERHLDGUDMPRSEGFQLSLHQKKLURRGCKNQLLUKLPKDSELAPSSUCUHCRHLIFEKTGSAITUQCKENLPSLCSUQGLWVEENVIES; this is encoded by the exons ATGTGGAAGAGCCTGGAGCTTGCCCTGGCTCTCTGTCTCCTCCCCTGGGGAGGAGCAGAGAGCCAGGGGCAAAGTTCCTTTTGTAAGCATCCCCCAGGCTGGAGCATAAGGGGACAAGATCCAATGCTGAACTCAAATGGTTCAGTGACTGTGGTTGCTCTTCTTCAAGCCAGCTGAAGCCTGTGCATTCTGCAGGCATCTAG ATTGGAGAGCCTGCGAGTAAAACTGGAGAAAGAAGGATTTTCTAATATTTCTTATATTGTTGtcaatcataatggaatgaattctcGATTAAAGTATATACATCTTAAAAATGAGGTTTCAGAGCATATTTCTGTTTATCAACAAGAAGAAAACCAAACAGATGTCTGGACTCttttaaatggaaacaaagaTGACTTCCTCATATATGATAG atGTGGCCGTCTTGTCTATCATCTTGGTTTGCCTTATTCCCTCCTATCTTTCCTGTATGTAGAAGGAGCCATTAAGATTGCTTACTGTGAAGAGAAATGTGGAAACTGCTCTTCCATG ACTCCCAAAGATGAAGACATCTGTAAAAATATATCATTGGTCACTGTGGAAAAAACAAACCAGGCTCCTCAGTCACAGCCCCATCACCATgatcaccaaaagcatgagcatcaGCATCCTGGGAACAGTCAGCCTTCAGGGAATCAGCAACAAGGAGCACCAGATACTCCTCAGCTTCCCTTTCCTCCAGGCCTTCTTCACCACCATAAGCACAAGGGCCAGCAAGGAGAACGTCACCTAGATGGCTGAGATATGCCAAGAAGTGAAGGTTTTCAACTTTCCCTTCATCAAAAGAAACTCTGACGAAGGGGATGTAAAAATCAATTACTCTGAAAGTTGCCCAAAGATTCAGAATTGGCACCTAGTAGCTGATGCTGACATTGTCGACATCTGATATTTGAAAAAACAGGGTCTGCAATCACCTGACAGTGTAAAGAAAATCTCCCATCTTTATGTAGCTGACAGGGGCTTTGGGTGGAGGAGAACGTCATTGAATCTTGA